A window of Wenzhouxiangella sp. XN201 genomic DNA:
GCTGGACGAACTCGAGCCAGGCATGCCGGCGATGGTGTTCGTCCACCATCAACCGCTACCGGTGGGTGCCCCCTGGATCGACAAATATCCCTTGATCGAGCCCGAGCCCTTCTGGAAGCGCCTGGCCGACAAGCCGGTCCGGGCCGTGGCCTTCGGCCATGTGCACCAGGTTTACGAAGGAGAAAAGAACGGCATTGCCTGCCTGTCGGCCCCGTCGAGCGCGGCCAACGGCGAGCGCGATGCGCCAAAGTTCACGCCCAGCGACCTCGGCCCGTCCGCGCGCTGGTTCCGGCTCTGGCCCGACGGCCGATGGGAATCGGGGATTCTGGAGACGAGCGGAAACTGACCCCCGGTCATCCCGGAAACCGCACAGCGGTTATCCGGGATCTCGCACCTGTCCTACATCTCCACCATTTCGAAGTCTTCCTTCCCGGCCCCGCAATCCGGGCAGACCCAGTCCTCGGGCACATCTTCCCAGCGGGTGCCGGGCGGAATGCCGTCGTCCGGCCAGCCTTCGGCCTCGTCGTAAATCAATCCGCAGACAATGCACATCCAGGTCTTGTAGGGCTGCTCTTCGCTCACCGGTTAGAATTTCCGTCTTCGAGATGAACTGCCCATTTTAAATGATCGAGTCCGCCCACGTGCCCGGTTCGGGCCTGTACGCCATCACGCCCGACGGCTGGCCGCCCGGGAAACTGCTCGCTGCCGTCGAGCAGGCCCTGGCCGGCGGTGTCTCGCTGGTGCAGTACCGCGCCAAGCCGCGGCCCGACGAAGGCATCGCCCTTGAGCTGCTCGAGCGTTGCCGTCGGCACGGCACGTGGCTGATCATCAACGACGATGTGGCACTCGCCGCGCGCATCGGCGCCGACGGCGTACACCTCGGCCGCGACGACGATGACATCGCCCTAGCCCGCAAAGCGCTTGGTCCGAACGCCCTGATCGGTGCGAGCTGTTACAACGATCTCGAGCGCGCCCGGCGCCTGGCCGAAGCCGGCGCCGACTACCTGGCTTTCGGCAGTGTCTTTGCCTCGCCCACCAAGCCCGATGCCGTACACTGTTCGCTCGATGTCATCACCCGCGCGGCCGCCTTCGAAAAGCCGATTGCGGCCATCGGCGGTATCACCCTGGCCAACGCCGCACAAGTATTCGAAGCCGGCGCACGCTGGGTGGCCGTCATCAGCGATCTGTTTGAAGCCGAAGACATCACCCAACGTGCCCGCGACTACCAGGAGCTGATCGAACCATGACCGTCAGTCACGACCTTTTCGACCGTGCCCGCGCCCGCATTCCCGGCGGCGTCAACTCGCCCGTGCGCGCCTTTGCCGCCGTCGGCGGCGAGCCGATCTTCTTCGATCATGCCGAGGGCGCCTACATGTTCGATGTCGACGGCAAGCGCTACATCGACTACGTCGGCTCCTGGGGCCCGATGATCTGCGGCCACGCCCATCCGCACATCATTGAGGCGGTGCAGCAGGCCGCAGCGAAGGGGCTGAGCTTCGGTGCGCCGGCGGCGGGCGAGGTCACCATGGCCGAGATGCTGTGCGAGATGATTCCCTCACTGGATCGGTTGCGCATGGTCAATTCCGGCACCGAGGCCACCATGTCGGCCCTGCGCGTGGCGCGTGCGGCCACCGGCAAGGACCGCTTCATCAAGTTCGAGGGCAACTACCACGGCCACGGCGACAGCTTCCTGGTCAAGGCCGGATCCGGCGCCCAGACCCTGGGTGTACCGACTTCACCCGGCGTTCCAGCCGCACTGGCCGAACTGACGCTCAACGCCCGCTACAACGACCTCGACAGCGTCAGTGCCCTGTTCGACGAGTATCCGGATGACATCGGCTGCATCATCGTCGAGCCGGTGGCCGGAAACATGA
This region includes:
- the thiE gene encoding thiamine phosphate synthase, which gives rise to MIESAHVPGSGLYAITPDGWPPGKLLAAVEQALAGGVSLVQYRAKPRPDEGIALELLERCRRHGTWLIINDDVALAARIGADGVHLGRDDDDIALARKALGPNALIGASCYNDLERARRLAEAGADYLAFGSVFASPTKPDAVHCSLDVITRAAAFEKPIAAIGGITLANAAQVFEAGARWVAVISDLFEAEDITQRARDYQELIEP
- a CDS encoding rubredoxin is translated as MCIVCGLIYDEAEGWPDDGIPPGTRWEDVPEDWVCPDCGAGKEDFEMVEM